The genome window aagcgaggcaggaaAAAGTACCATTGTTGAAGTCTGGTGAAAAACCTGTACAATAAATCACATGGACATCATTCCGCGACTCGTACTTTGTATCGATCCTTCTATATTTCTGATACCTCATATTGGATTGGTCTTGTTCGTTGAGAGTGAAAGGTCGTCGTGAATAGAATAAACTACCAAATTCATTAAAAGATTGTCCCTCTAAATCTCTCTTTCAATTACagttgaaatttgatttaattattagCGTGAATAGTGTGATTGCCACTAGCTGATCACGCATTAAGGATTTGTAGCCTTTCACTATTCTATAAAAGTCATGTTTTCTGTCAACTGTGGTTTATGTGGTGACTAAAAATGAGATCCATAGAAATCCaatgcagtttttattttttttttttcactttttacacGGGCAGTCTTGCAGTTTATGGATGCGTGGAGTAAACCGGAGTAAACCACGGCCCATTGGCAAGTCATAGGCGAACTTTCTCACCATACTGATGGGAGACAGGTGCATCATCCTTGACCAACGTTACTCGGCGCAAACAACCATGCAGACATGCGCCGTCAATCGATTGTAACTACATGCAAGACATCACAAGTAATAACAAAATTGTACACTTTATTACACTTAATTGTATTGCTGTTGATCTTGCTCTTCGCAGTGTTAATTATTCATTCGCCAAGGTTCGTGCTTTTTACAGTGTGACTTCACCACTGTCAGTTCCTGTACCAATCAGGTCGCGCGTTCGAATCCAACCTACGCTTCTTCCGCCGCGGCCTTAAATGAGGAGGATTTTGAGCAAAGGGAGATGGTTTACTCCTGAAGCTTTGGTTTCTCCCACCCATAAAAACTGACCACCGTTGTATGAGAGAAAAGTTCTAAGCAGTACACGGAGTTAAacgtgaataaataaataacctaccGGTACGGTAAATAAAACAGATCATTATTGTGTATAAGCGATTGCGGTACTgatcatcaatcaaataaatacattccggtactgtaaataaaatattcagatatATTTCCGCATGTTAGCAAATATCTCAAAAATCGCAAAAATCTCTGAGCGGATTTCGATGAATTTTGTGCATAGTTAAGGTATGGACAAGCACTTACACTTAGGTTGTGATCAGAACACAGTAAAGTCCCTGATAAAAAGCGTTTTTTTCATGAGGCAAAAGttagttttgtataaaatgaagTTTTAATGAGTGTAGAATGTTCAGCAGCGCCCTTTCATTTTGATCACTGCTGAATTGACGCACGCTAGGTTCGAACTCGTCACCTCAGTCGATTTCTGGACTGCTCCGGTTAtatcattttactttttatcaAACCAGTTCAAAGCTGTGATGTAcacgtttaaaaaaaaaaacttttgaaatcgTTTAACGTATGTTTACTTTTAACCTTTTGTAGAATTAAGACAACTGGAGTCCGTTTCCATTCTTCTTTTCCTCGTTTTAACACTAACTCAAAATGGCCAACGAAGAAGACAGCGTGGAGCATGATGGGGATGACAACAAGTCAAATAAGGGAAAGAAGATCGCCAAGCATGACTCCGGGGCGGCAGATCTCGAGAAAGTTACAGATTTTGTGGAAGAAGCAGAAATATCGTCACAAAATTTTGGAGATGTAAGTGTGGACATTTGCTCATATTACAACACTACACATAGGTAAGGGTCCAATATTCGTCACCAAAACACAATTCATGATTTAACATGATTGCACCAACTAGGGGTGATTTTGAAGTTGAGGTTGCTGTAACGTGGTAGAGTGACATCAGTTCATCGAAGAACCAGCTTTTCACAGTAAACATCGGAGAAGGGGCTCACCGATTAACAACAGGATCCTTAGTGACCCCAAGGATTAACTGCCAGTCACCTTTTCGATTCTGAATACTAATTAAAGGTGAAATGGAAAAACTTTTTGGACTTTAACTCTATACCATTCACCTTTGTTGGCAGAAATTGAATGGTCAGAGTAAATAGTGAAATTCAAGTTTAATTGCCAATTTCATTGataatttaatttgttttaatattttaggCGTATAGCCAGGGCTTCTCTGTGCCTTTGAGCCAACctattctgataaaattaacatgggGGAGATAggagaaatgaaacaaaaattgagACTGAGATACGCTGATGTCAAATTCTGTTTTTAGCTGTGTGGGTGTCCATGTTTAACATAATGGTACTGCGTTATGTGAAGAAATCATATATTTGTTCCCCAGGCTATGCGAGTTGTGAGTGACAGGAAAGCAAAAGAAGCCACAGAGCGACAAATGAAAGAGAAAGAACTGTCCAAGGTCAAGATCACTAAGGAAGATGTGGATTTAATTGTAAGTCATAACTGTCATAATAATTTCCTCTTGTACAGATAGAATCAGTCTCTCCAAGGAATTTCATTGCTGATTTTATGTGTCCCTACATCACCTAGGACTcctaataggggagtttcgagtccaaacttctttttgtttttatggctAGAGGTGAAAACAAGTCCTACCGTGTCGTGTTACCTGTCAAAACTGTTATGCAGCATTTGCTGGATCACCTTATCTAGAACATGGGCGTATGAAAaccatttcacaaaaagtcattCAGACTAGACAAACGATGGAGaaacttgagaagtttctaaaggaaagaggttCTTCTGGAACATCGTGAGACATGTggttggtaaattaatgtctacaAAGGGATGACACAGGTTTACTGGTTTTACTTTGAACAGCAAGAGTTCAAACAAGAAACTCCCCTATTGCCATTGGCTGATTAGACGGGTTAAAATATCAACATACTCCGACTCATGGCAGAACTGCAGACCACACTCGCACAGGGTCTATAAATCATTGGGATGGGGAAAAGcaggggtgggtggggggtggtgttGATGAAGTGGGGGTGGTGgttgtaaataatttataagCTGTGCAGATGAATTACTTACTGCAGAGGAATAGGCATGATGAGGACAGctgattttgtcatgtttgtgacATCACACAGTGACTATCACTGCTGTCTGCAGTGGACAGGAATTTTCTTAGCTTTATATGTGCATGGGTAAGCAAAAATGGTTTTCTGTTTGATAAATACAGTAGAGACAAAACCGTTGCCTGTGGCTTGGGGTTAAAATTTTACGTCCTGGGCTCAAATGCCCATTTACCCCTGTAGACATGTGAATAACTTTAAATCTCAAGGTCAACAGAGATGTTGGTTTAATACCACTGTGGAACACTTGACCCGGAAATTTGCATATTCCCCTTTCTCTCCAGGCCCTTGGTTGACAGTAATCAGTTGGGGAAACTTGTAGCATTTTGTACGATCTATTGTTCATTGAAGACCCtgacatatacatttgtacaaacaaccaagttaattttgaaaaaaccCTTGTTACGTAGggcaacaccaattttattttgtgtttaactgACACTAAACATCCACatattgaatttaaaaaaattaaaaaagcaccttttcatttttttttaatcttgatATTCTTATAATCTTCCTGTTTTTATAGGCTTACTGATTATGTAAATACATCTTCATCTGAAAAAATTGGTAAGATGGTCTACATTTCTCAAAAATAAGATGgtcaagttttaatttttatggttTTTGCCTGGAAATAACAGTAAAAATTGGTCTGGCCTAGATGTCAATTCTCCAACCTTGGTGCATATTGTACTTTTAACCTGCTGGTTTCTGTTCTTCCACAGATGAATGAAATGGAGATTGGAAGGAGTCAGGCAGAACGGAAACTGCGAGAACACAAAGGAAATGTGGTGG of Liolophura sinensis isolate JHLJ2023 chromosome 13, CUHK_Ljap_v2, whole genome shotgun sequence contains these proteins:
- the LOC135480538 gene encoding huntingtin-interacting protein K-like, whose translation is MANEEDSVEHDGDDNKSNKGKKIAKHDSGAADLEKVTDFVEEAEISSQNFGDAMRVVSDRKAKEATERQMKEKELSKVKITKEDVDLIMNEMEIGRSQAERKLREHKGNVVEALIELTN